A window of Castanea sativa cultivar Marrone di Chiusa Pesio chromosome 1, ASM4071231v1 contains these coding sequences:
- the LOC142622892 gene encoding protein RADIALIS-like 3, whose product MASSSLNSSRGSNSWTPKQNKQFERALALYDKDTPDRWQNVAKAVGGKSAEEVRRHYEILIQDLINIEAGQIPLPNYKNSGNNERLMKNLRL is encoded by the exons ATGGCATCAAGCTCTCTCAATTCTTCACGCGGTTCTAACTCTTGGACACCAAAGCAAAACAAGCAATTCGAGAGGGCTCTGGCTTTGTATGACAAGGACACCCCAGACCGCTGGCAAAATGTGGCCAAGGCTGTTGGTGGGAAATCTGCAGAGGAAGTAAGGAGGCACTACGAGATCCTTATACAGGACCTGATAAATATAGAAGCTGGTCAAATCCCGCTGCCCAATTACAAGAACTCTGGGAATAATGAGAG GCTCATGAAGAATCTAAGGCTCTAA